Part of the Sulfuricurvum kujiense DSM 16994 genome, GGGTCAAATCCGAAATCGATCGCAACCGGACCGATCGGAGTGACATAACGAAATCCTGCCCCTACCCCAAGATAACCGTCTTTGGCATAATCGGGAACAGTATTTTGGGAGGCGAACGTCACGTCGGTAAACAGCACTCCGCGAAACTCCTGATAGATGGGGAAGCGGTATTCAAACGCTCCTTCGGTCAAAGAAGAAAACCCGATCGGATCGCCGTCGAAGTTTTTAGGACCCAAGTCACGATAGGTGTAGGCACGGTTGGAGTTCATCCCCCCGGCATAAAATCGGTACGATGAGGGAACCGCCCCGTCGTATACGTGTAACGTCCCCCATTTGAGTTTGGCACCGAAAACATGCTCGTCGATACTCGTGATGTAGGCGGCGGAGAGGAGGGTTTTGAAATAACTGGCGTCCGATAACTGCGGCGTGTAGAGCGAACCCATAAAGTTGGCATTGAGCCAATACCCTTTGGTCGGTTCAAGCGGCTTATCCCGCGTATCGTAGTTAAGCTCCCCGATCGGCGAAATGAGGGAGAGTTTATTGTCGGGAAACGTTGCTATGTCTTTACTGTCATATGTTTTTACCTGATCGAATAAAAATCCCATCATCGCCGATGCGGGGGTGTCTTGGTACTTCGCCGTCAGTTTTTGGTAGGTACTCTCCGTCTTATACCCGTCAAATATCTCATTTTTATATCCGACATCTACCCCCAAAAGCCCCCGGTTTTGAAGCGGAAGTCCGAACGATCCGGCAGCTTCCTGCTTGATCTGCGAATAGCGAAAATCCAATCCGAGAGTTTTAAGATCACCGAAAAAATTGCGGTGTTTGAGTCCTGTTTGTGCCGCAAATCCCTGGTCGCTGCTGTATCCGAAACCGGCGGTAAAACGGATCGGACGTTCCGCTTCTTCAATATTGAGAGAGATCGGAACAACACTACCGTTACGCTCATTGTCGTTGATGATAACGCGGCTGATCCCCTCTTGGGCATACAATGCTTCATAGCTGAGTTTGATCGCTTCGACACTGTACGGGTCTCCCTCGTTAAACCGTAACATCGAAGCGGTGAGATTTCCGTCGATATTGGAAGTCGATTCGACACTGACTTTCCCGAACGTACACGCCTCCCCCGGCGTAGCTTCGAACAGTAGATAGGCACGGTTTGTTTCGATGTCGACCCAGGCTTTGGTATTGAACTGCGCATTGCAATAGCCCGCTTCACCGTAGCGTTTTTTTATCAACGATTTTGACTCGGAAAATTCCTCCTGATCAAACAGCTCATCGGTATGAAGCGAAACAGCCGATTTTATATCCAACGGACTGTTGATCTGGACAGTGCCGACGAGGATTGGATCATTCTCCTGAATTTTGAAGAGAACGCCGTTCTCATTCGTCTCCGACGTCACGCGGGCGTGATAAAATCCTTTTGATTTATAAAAACTGCTCAACGCCGAAACGCTTTGAGAGATTGCGATCGGCTCGATGGAGGGCTGATCTTCCCACACCTCGATGCCGTAGGGTTTACGCAATCCTAAAACGCCGAAAAGTTTATCGGAAGAAATTTTCTCATTGCCGCTGAACGTGATTGGAAGGGGGGTACTCATCAATGCAGTACAGAACAAC contains:
- a CDS encoding autotransporter assembly complex protein TamA; translation: MRYGIVIALFCTALMSTPLPITFSGNEKISSDKLFGVLGLRKPYGIEVWEDQPSIEPIAISQSVSALSSFYKSKGFYHARVTSETNENGVLFKIQENDPILVGTVQINSPLDIKSAVSLHTDELFDQEEFSESKSLIKKRYGEAGYCNAQFNTKAWVDIETNRAYLLFEATPGEACTFGKVSVESTSNIDGNLTASMLRFNEGDPYSVEAIKLSYEALYAQEGISRVIINDNERNGSVVPISLNIEEAERPIRFTAGFGYSSDQGFAAQTGLKHRNFFGDLKTLGLDFRYSQIKQEAAGSFGLPLQNRGLLGVDVGYKNEIFDGYKTESTYQKLTAKYQDTPASAMMGFLFDQVKTYDSKDIATFPDNKLSLISPIGELNYDTRDKPLEPTKGYWLNANFMGSLYTPQLSDASYFKTLLSAAYITSIDEHVFGAKLKWGTLHVYDGAVPSSYRFYAGGMNSNRAYTYRDLGPKNFDGDPIGFSSLTEGAFEYRFPIYQEFRGVLFTDVTFASQNTVPDYAKDGYLGVGAGFRYVTPIGPVAIDFGFDPEDTSQYAIHFRIGELF